From Rhododendron vialii isolate Sample 1 chromosome 10a, ASM3025357v1, the proteins below share one genomic window:
- the LOC131303590 gene encoding filament-like plant protein 3 isoform X2 — MGKMKRKVSVVVCLTKRSWEPQYMCFEVCSNHNTQSPEVTSKASPSYKELDESVKSLTEKLSAALLNIKVKEDLVKQHEKVAEEAISGWEKAESEAVVFKQQLEDATKRNSALEDRILHLNGALKECVRQLRLVREEHDQKLNDVIAKKTHEWESTKSEQESQASTKSEQESQAFTSKLMATEKKLMATEKRLEAAEKENSVLKLELLSRDEEIEIRIIERDLSTQAAEMASKQHLESIKKVARLEAECRRLKAMARKPSNDNKSVTASSIYVESFTDSQSDSGERLLLLESDNHKMDGSEPNECMKALGRNLMVPSVDILMEDFLEMERIAALPHIGNGPLSDQPHEEESPLKADLEVMIYRTAELEEKLEKVEMEKVELEMDLSVCRDQVKKSNDRRIEVEAKLVELRTQLSRERDARLASEAKIEATSARREWTESQLGETEAEMKTLLSKVGYLEEEVEKERALSGEAVVQCRKMEDEILRMKHEVELLNSARLNGDLKLKKEKELSVAAGKLSECQKTIASLGKQLKSLATLEDFRIDSEENIGAA; from the exons atgggaaaaatgaaaaggaaagtaTCGGTGGTGGTATGTCTTACAAAAAGGAGCTGGGAGCCTCAATATATGTGCTTTGAG GTCTGTTCAAACCATAATACCCAATCTCCAGAAGTCACATCTAAAGCTTCACCAAGTTACAAAGAACTTGATGAAAGTGTGAAGAGTCTAACAGAGAAGCTCTCAGCTGCTCTTCTCAACATAAAGGTGAAGGAAGACTTGGTAAAGCAGCATGAAAAAGTTGCAGAGGAAGCCATATCAG GATGGGAGAAGGCTGAAAGTGAAGCAGTGGTTTTCAAGCAACAACTTGAGGATGCAACTAAAAGGAATTCAGCCCTTGAAGATCGAATTCTCCATCTCAATGGAGCTCTCAAGGAGTGTGTTAGACAACTTCGACTAGTTAGAGAAGAACATGACCAAAAACTGAATGATGTGATTGCCAAGAAAACTCATGAATGGGAATCTACGAAGTCTGAACAAGAGAGCCAAGCATCTACGAAGTCTGAACAAGAGAGCCAAGCTTTTACATCTAAACTCATGGCCACGGAGAAAAAACTCATGGCCACAGAGAAAAGACTTGAGGCcgcagaaaaagaaaattcagttcTCAAGCTTGAGCTTCTTTCTAGggatgaggagatagagattaGGATTATTGAGAGGGATTTGAGCACCCAAGCTGCTGAAATGGCTAGCAAACAGCATCTGGAGAGCATAAAGAAGGTGGCTCGGCTTGAAGCAGAGTGCCGCAGGTTAAAGGCCATGGCACGAAAACCATCAAACGATAATAAGTCTGTTACTGCCTCCTCGATTTACGTTGAATCCTTCACAGATAGCCAATCAGATAGTGGGGAGAGGCTACTGCTGCTTGAAAGCGACAATCACAAGATGGATGGTTCAGAGCCAAATGAGTGTATGAAGGCCCTTGGAAGAAACCTTATGGTCCCTTCGGTTGATATTCTGATGGAAGATTTCCTTGAGATGGAAAGAATTGCAGCATTGCCTCATATAGGAAATGGACCTTTATCAGATCAACCCCATGAGGAGGAAAGCCCTTTAAAAGCAGATCTCGAAGTGATGATTTATCGGACAGCTGAACTAGAGGAGAAGCTAGAGAAGGTGGAAATGGAGAAAGTGGAATTGGAGATGGACTTAAGTGTGTGCCGAGATCAGGTTAAGAAATCAAATGATCGGAGAATAGAAGTAGAGGCGAAGTTGGTGGAGCTTCGGACTCAGTTATCTCGGGAAAGGGATGCAAGACTTGCATCTGAGGCAAAGATTGAGGCTACCAGTGCAAGGAGAGAATGGACAGAGTCACAACTAGGAGAAACTGAAGCTGAGATGAAAACCTTGCTTTCAAAAGTTGGTTATTTGGAAGAAGAGGTTGAAAAGGAGCGGGCTTTATCAGGGGAAGCGGTGGTCCAGTGTCGAAAAATGGAAGACGAGATTTTGAGGATGAAACATGAAGTTGAGCTCCTGAATTCAGCAAGGTTGAATGGAGATTTGAAATTGAAGAAG GAGAAGGAACTATCAGTGGCTGCTGGTAAACTTTCAGAGTGCCAGAAAACAATTGCCTCTCTTGGAAAGCAGTTGAAATCCCTAGCAACGTTGGAAGACTTCCGAATTGACTCGGAAGAAAACATTGGAGCTGCCTAA
- the LOC131303590 gene encoding filament-like plant protein 3 isoform X1, whose translation MDRRSWLWRRKSSEKIPGGGETESSGSLSSHSERFSDDQVCSNHNTQSPEVTSKASPSYKELDESVKSLTEKLSAALLNIKVKEDLVKQHEKVAEEAISGWEKAESEAVVFKQQLEDATKRNSALEDRILHLNGALKECVRQLRLVREEHDQKLNDVIAKKTHEWESTKSEQESQASTKSEQESQAFTSKLMATEKKLMATEKRLEAAEKENSVLKLELLSRDEEIEIRIIERDLSTQAAEMASKQHLESIKKVARLEAECRRLKAMARKPSNDNKSVTASSIYVESFTDSQSDSGERLLLLESDNHKMDGSEPNECMKALGRNLMVPSVDILMEDFLEMERIAALPHIGNGPLSDQPHEEESPLKADLEVMIYRTAELEEKLEKVEMEKVELEMDLSVCRDQVKKSNDRRIEVEAKLVELRTQLSRERDARLASEAKIEATSARREWTESQLGETEAEMKTLLSKVGYLEEEVEKERALSGEAVVQCRKMEDEILRMKHEVELLNSARLNGDLKLKKEKELSVAAGKLSECQKTIASLGKQLKSLATLEDFRIDSEENIGAA comes from the exons ATGGACCGGAGGAGTTGGTTGTGGCGGAGGAAGTCTTCCGAGAAGATCCCTGGTGGCGGTGAAACCGAAAGCTCAGGATCATTATCTTCTCATTCCGAGAGATTCTCTGATGATCAG GTCTGTTCAAACCATAATACCCAATCTCCAGAAGTCACATCTAAAGCTTCACCAAGTTACAAAGAACTTGATGAAAGTGTGAAGAGTCTAACAGAGAAGCTCTCAGCTGCTCTTCTCAACATAAAGGTGAAGGAAGACTTGGTAAAGCAGCATGAAAAAGTTGCAGAGGAAGCCATATCAG GATGGGAGAAGGCTGAAAGTGAAGCAGTGGTTTTCAAGCAACAACTTGAGGATGCAACTAAAAGGAATTCAGCCCTTGAAGATCGAATTCTCCATCTCAATGGAGCTCTCAAGGAGTGTGTTAGACAACTTCGACTAGTTAGAGAAGAACATGACCAAAAACTGAATGATGTGATTGCCAAGAAAACTCATGAATGGGAATCTACGAAGTCTGAACAAGAGAGCCAAGCATCTACGAAGTCTGAACAAGAGAGCCAAGCTTTTACATCTAAACTCATGGCCACGGAGAAAAAACTCATGGCCACAGAGAAAAGACTTGAGGCcgcagaaaaagaaaattcagttcTCAAGCTTGAGCTTCTTTCTAGggatgaggagatagagattaGGATTATTGAGAGGGATTTGAGCACCCAAGCTGCTGAAATGGCTAGCAAACAGCATCTGGAGAGCATAAAGAAGGTGGCTCGGCTTGAAGCAGAGTGCCGCAGGTTAAAGGCCATGGCACGAAAACCATCAAACGATAATAAGTCTGTTACTGCCTCCTCGATTTACGTTGAATCCTTCACAGATAGCCAATCAGATAGTGGGGAGAGGCTACTGCTGCTTGAAAGCGACAATCACAAGATGGATGGTTCAGAGCCAAATGAGTGTATGAAGGCCCTTGGAAGAAACCTTATGGTCCCTTCGGTTGATATTCTGATGGAAGATTTCCTTGAGATGGAAAGAATTGCAGCATTGCCTCATATAGGAAATGGACCTTTATCAGATCAACCCCATGAGGAGGAAAGCCCTTTAAAAGCAGATCTCGAAGTGATGATTTATCGGACAGCTGAACTAGAGGAGAAGCTAGAGAAGGTGGAAATGGAGAAAGTGGAATTGGAGATGGACTTAAGTGTGTGCCGAGATCAGGTTAAGAAATCAAATGATCGGAGAATAGAAGTAGAGGCGAAGTTGGTGGAGCTTCGGACTCAGTTATCTCGGGAAAGGGATGCAAGACTTGCATCTGAGGCAAAGATTGAGGCTACCAGTGCAAGGAGAGAATGGACAGAGTCACAACTAGGAGAAACTGAAGCTGAGATGAAAACCTTGCTTTCAAAAGTTGGTTATTTGGAAGAAGAGGTTGAAAAGGAGCGGGCTTTATCAGGGGAAGCGGTGGTCCAGTGTCGAAAAATGGAAGACGAGATTTTGAGGATGAAACATGAAGTTGAGCTCCTGAATTCAGCAAGGTTGAATGGAGATTTGAAATTGAAGAAG GAGAAGGAACTATCAGTGGCTGCTGGTAAACTTTCAGAGTGCCAGAAAACAATTGCCTCTCTTGGAAAGCAGTTGAAATCCCTAGCAACGTTGGAAGACTTCCGAATTGACTCGGAAGAAAACATTGGAGCTGCCTAA